CACACGAACATACTCTCTCACTAAATATTCATCCCATATACTTAGTTTGTGATTggatataaatagaaaataatattaaatcgaattaaatgttaataaatctATCACTGCAACTGAAAtcgaattagaaaaaaaaactaaaaactgtattaatatttgagcGAAATGCGTTGTTTAAAGTAAAAGCTGTGTATatgaacatttatattattatttaatgaatatttattgaatgcattaaattctatattcattattctaaattaataattcattgaaTATTCTAGAATCATTCTAGAATTATTCTAGAATTATAttctaatgataataatgatttattgaatattctagaatataattctatatatttctagaattatattctaaatattcttCTAGATATTCTagaattatattctaaaaaattatattctagaattatattcaataaatcattatcattattattaaataattgaatggATTTATTTACACAACTAATTCACATTATTTTGAACAAGAAGTTAGTGAAATAgattatagatattaaatttttttatccaatattaaaagacatttatttgttctatatataaacatatttttctagtaataaaaataagaaagtagcaaaaatatttaaaatattgaataaaatctaCAAATagaagtataatattaatgtgtaTATGTTAACTTATATCTTGgttaaattatatcttgtcAATAATCAGAATGCAATCTTTATCATGCATATTAAAGGAATTGTAAAATCagatcaattataaatatttcttaactGTATAAGGTCTTAGCTaacacaagaaaaaaaaaattacattttaaaatgatgaaaaaactatttacattttattggtGTCacgttaatataaattttatattacttacagtattcaaagttttaatttattctgaatcatatttaattcatagTGTTATGTATACAGCTTAATACTACAGCTTAAActacttatataattatattatttttaatccaatATCTTTAAAGATCTCAGCTTTTATTTTACGCAAATGTTTAATCAGTTACTTTTTCtcttcatttaaattatatttcgtcTTTAATTTATCTAGGTCCTCCATCTTTTTGTCAACATCAATTCGCTTAAATGCCTTATTGCTCTGATAATATAAAACCACCAAGTAACGATTACATACATTGAAACCGCTTAAATGGTCGCATGCATTCTTTGCATCGAATATGTCTTCATATACAACAAACGCTGTGCCTCTTGTCTCAGCTGTGTTACCTctgaaataagaataataattttaatttgaatttacaagtttataatgttataagaGTCCAATTATGTTGTACGTGATATATTACTTACACTCTAATTTGCCTGATAGCTCCATATTTGCCAAATATATCGTACATTTCTTCAGCTGTGATTTTATATGGTAGGTTTCTGATATATAACACTCTGTTTACTTCGGGTGGTAGCCTTACCTAAAACAAAATCCCATTTATATTAGAAAGCAAGAATATGCAAAAAGTTAGGTTATATTAACAGCAGTCATATAATTAGGTCGTAATTCGTTAATAACgtgttaaaaatttgtgtatACTTACATTGGCACGACGTTGCAACATTGCCATAGTCATTTTGATCAATTGATTTTTTACTCTAAAGCTTTCTCaaggtaaaaaattaatttgagaatcAAATATCTTTGATTGAAGAACTCACAACACTAACAACAAGGAATAAGTGAGAGACCTCATGTGGCGGAAGCACACAGTTTTATAAGCATGATGTGCATCACGTGCATTATCATATGTGCATTACCATCAAATGGTAATACTCGTTTGCTGTTTAGTTTTCTGTGTCTTGCATAGAGTGCGTGAGAATACTCTTCACAATGGAGGTCGTTGACAGAATCTGGTCACTACGGTCACCATTGAATTCTAGACCGAATATGGCGGTAGTGTTTAGTACTATGTAATACTTATtacagtatttattttattgagcTGGACAAGATCTATAACTTTCAGCCGATTTTTGTTGTTGATGATTATTGCTTCTTTCTCGCTCACGCTTCTTAGCAACGAGGCATGGAATAAGTATAAGCATGCGATGGATTCATTCTTAGGAAGGAATGAGCTTGCCGTAGGTTCATCTATTCCTGAAATAGAGTATCACACGCCTTAGTTATAGCTATCCATTGGTTCAACACAAAGAACATGAACAAGAAGGAGATGGTGGGCATGAATTGCAAAAATCAATCATAAGTTTTTCCAAACTTAGCGTTAATACAACTAAACATACAACTAgccatttttgtataaaataagttaaacattaacagtttatttttttatgaaaactatcacatattcttaaaaattctgaattagtttataatttatgaagtgAGTGTATTGCAAATCTAAagcaaattctaaaatttttagtaataaaaatatagcagtgtgtattttataattgaataattatttatttgttattacaattatgcATGCTATTAGGaatcttattttgaatatttttcattgtttaaaggaacataaatatttataataattattattgtctttttaattgtatttttcgtTCTTTTACGTTTGAATATAGTAACTAATTTTTCCATATTTGGTCTGACACAGAACTGGATAAGTCAGTGAAAAGTCGGAGATGACCAGACCCTGACTTGAGTCTCTACATCTGCTGCCATCGCAGCGCTACCATCGAAGCCGACGGCAAAGTCGCGAGTCACGTCGCCGGCATATACGAGCTCCGCAGTCGCGCGCCTGTACTCTCAGCAGCTGAAGTGGGATTTGTGACGTGCGTGTGTCATCGCATTTCCTTCGGAGAAAAACGTCTTTTCGTTTTAACGTTGTTTTCTGTCAAATTCACGTGCgtgtctgtctctctctctcttttcctccctccctctctcgctctctttctcccctcTCTCTATCTGTCCAGCGAACTATCTCTTTTTACCGTAACACAGTCTTATTCTTTCGTTGGACAATCGAAGGCAGAAGTGCGCTTTCGCGTTATCGAAAAAAAGACGGACAGTGTGAGAGttgaagagaaaagaagatGTATATAAAGTGAAAGAgtagagagagggagagagagagaacgcaaTGGCAGAGTGAGGGAAACAAAATGGTAGAGGggcggaagagagagagaaagagacgaacATGTTCGGACGGTGACGAACGGCAAAGAGTGCAACGAGGACACGGCAATCAGTCGCGCTTTCGCGAGAGGCGAGGTTAAACGCGACGTTGTTTGCAAATTCGTGACTGTTTTCTTTACTTCTCTCTCCAGGAGACTCATATTCGTGAATTTTCGCTCTTCTTGGGGATACATACGTAGTGCGGCAATAAAGGAGCAAAGTGACGTGTTACACATGTGTATTGAGTGTGTATAAGTGCTGTCTGAATTTGGAAATTTCGAGGACCGAGGATAAATCGGAACATCTACATCAGGATTTCTACCCTACGTATCCTGTTATGTGAGTACATCTTCTAATTTCTACATTTTCGTTGAATAGATGCTACTTATACGATCATCACCGAGACAGTGTGTAAAATAATCGTGTTTGAACGAGTTACTTGATATcgcaattttattctaattctaaCCGGATAAATTAATCCTTTGACGTATATGCAAAGATTGATTTAGCTTTCTCTCTGTATCTTTCACCCTCCTTTTCCTCCCActtctcttttcctttctttctatATCTCTTTCTCGCTTATTTTGCTGTTCACTCGCACGGCGCGACCTTCGCGCGAGGACGTGTCGCACGACGAGAACTTTCCGATTGCGCGAATGTGAGATACACTCGTTGACGCTCAAACGctcgaaattttatattattaataatataataaatatagcatCGAAATGTAACCGCATTGACATGATGAGTGATCATAAAAATCATTGAAAGGTACAATTCATTATTTGCAAACgcattgtaatataaaacaaacggAATAATGATCATAtctttttgataaattgttttttgcataaaatagaTGTACGAGTAACTCGTATTAGTAACACAATCATagatttttatagtttatccGCAGATTGTGCTAAATATTTGCTTCTtaaacttgttaaaaaattttgcatctcttttattgattaaaaaattaacatgttacatgaagaaattaatataatgaaattagGTGATATGATGAATAATAATAGTGCTTAcctaatttgaatatattttattaacatttttttagaaaatttctatttctatattaacTAAGATTTCGGATAATTCTCACAATACactttagaaataataacataatgtaGCTTGTGTGCATTCAAATGTAGAAATGTTCGGAGTTGAATTATTAAAGGCTAAAGCACATTTAATGTCTATGTCACGTGAATCTACAGTTTGTCATGTTACATTAGATATAGTGATCTGACGCGCGAAGCAATTATATTCAGTTTATCTGTTTAATATGGAAATGGAAGATGTTGGGTTGGgcaaatatgcattttaaatatgaacTAATGATGTGAACTATtcaaaagagagaaaacatgcattttataatgcatttattttatgttttaatagtATCGACATGTGTAATAATACGTGATAAGTATTCTCTCCAGTAATTTACAAACACAAATATACGTGTGTGTGAAGCTGGCGTATCATTTCGCGGAAActcacaaataattaagagttctgactttattttcaatagttctagagttcctgatagtttaaACAAATAGTTCTGGCCATTAAACCAACGAAAATGCCTCAGGACAAACTGAGACGCCAACTTCACGCAGCGTCTCACTTTGTCCTACGACATTTTCCTTGTcaataattgttggaaattaaaagatttatagttCTACAAGAATTCTAAAAAGAGTTCTGCCttctaaaagcaaaaaaatatcaataaagataaaataagaacaagcGAATCcttatatctatagatatacaGATGAGACGCCGGCctattttcaagagttctATTTATTCCAAATCAGTTTTCGTATAGTTCTGGACATGAACAATGTCTTTCCAAGGAGTTCTGATAGTTACAAcaattagaactttttttaaaaaattattttgcccaAAAAACGTAATTTTTCAGGTATAAAAGTGAGACGCTGGTCGATTTTTAAGAGTTCTGTTTATTCCAACTTAGCTCTTGTATAGTTCTGGGCATGTACAATgtctttccaaagagttctgatgattacaacaattagaactttttttaaaaaattattttgcccgaaaaacgtattttttcgggtataaaggtgagacgctggtcgattttcaagagttctgtttaTTCCAACTTACCTCTCGTATAGTTCTGGGCATGTACAATgtctttccaaagagttctgatgattacaacaattagaactttttttaaaaaattattttgcccaaaaaacgtattttttcaggtataaaggtgagacgctagtcgattttcaagagttctgtttattccaacttagctctcgtatagttctgggcatgcacaatgcctttccaaaaagttctgatagttacaacaattagaaattaaaaaaaaaattattttgtttgaataacGTATCTTTTCGAGTATAAAGCTGAGACGCTGGTCGAATTTCGATAGTTCTATCGattttaaatgacattttgcGTCAGGCTGTAATCACTTTTCATTTCTATGAAGAGTTCTATGCGTTATtagaatgttaatttaataaattagatctTTTGAAGCGCTGGACGTATAAATATCGAACTATCGAGGTGAAACGTTGATTGTTTTTCTACAACGTcatggattaaaaaatttttattttactgtgtaagtatattgttttaaatgtccACGCCGTGATTCTGAATTATGCTAAGAACAAGATAAgtacatttaaaacaatacaCTTTCacacaatgaaataaaaatttcaaaatccaTGACGTAGAATAATGATCAGTCTCACCTCGATAGCTCAATATATATACGTCCAGCCTCTCGAGAGATCTAACttgtttaattaacattttaataacttttacgcATAGAACTtttcgtagaaataaaaagtcatTACAAACTGACACGAAATGTCACTTGAAATCGATAGAATTATCGACATACGACCAGCGTCAGATCTTTATACtcgaaaaaatacgtttttcagccaaaataacttttaaaaaaagatcagTCTCACCTCGATAGCTCAATATATATACGTCCAGCGTTTCGAGAGACCTAACTTGTTTAATCAACATTCTAATAACTTTTACGCATAGAACTtttcgtagaaataaaaagtcatTACAAACTGACACGAAATGTCACTTGAAATCGATAGAATTATCGACATACGACCAGCGTCTGACCTTTATACtcgaaaaaatacgtttttcaggcaaaataattttttaaaaaaaggtctaattgttgtaaccatcagaactctttggaaagacattgtgcatgcccagaactatacgagagctaagttggaataaacagaactcttgaaaatcgaccagcgtctcacctttatacctgaaaaaatacgtttttcgggcaaaataattttttaaaaaaagttctaattgTTGTAACTATCAGAACTATTTGGAAAGACATTGTGCATGCCCAGAACTATACGAGAGCTAAGTTGAAAtaaacagaactcttgaaaatcgacCAAC
This window of the Linepithema humile isolate Giens D197 chromosome 1, Lhum_UNIL_v1.0, whole genome shotgun sequence genome carries:
- the Sf3b6 gene encoding splicing factor 3B subunit 6 gives rise to the protein MTMAMLQRRANVRLPPEVNRVLYIRNLPYKITAEEMYDIFGKYGAIRQIRVGNTAETRGTAFVVYEDIFDAKNACDHLSGFNVCNRYLVVLYYQSNKAFKRIDVDKKMEDLDKLKTKYNLNEEKK